A genomic region of Nostoc sp. UHCC 0702 contains the following coding sequences:
- a CDS encoding mannosyltransferase yields MNQKEIVKAIFLPLLICSAFILCTAIAMLVYPEAFHKLFSATQLSRENPPQLPHKSYYWDVEHYAKLALNPSCNAFYPLWPFIIRTVFHPQTIEQAAHYFSVVATALFFVSTFLVFWVFQTALRRLDLVFWLVLAYSVNPMAIFRVIGYTESLFAFLSILFIWICLPQLKINQNLQLCLIFIITFFMALTRPVLLQILFSAIASLGTIFYFQTLREIGFFYNKLLAVITNYIYEIKTTITICVSALFGYSIYGSFCLITRGDFFATFQDQKLWGKKFGLHLELLFTPKSPLFDLLGLYLPAIILFLSVIFVYFQLTRHELNIFVPKSQLWNLLLIYPPLLIILYFINYLKYQKQAKLTKLATNKYTQTLSENYIFWFSIYFSFIHCVIVFFTQDRLFSLARFIFALPFFFIAVGYIYLCIPGKKIYKALFYFLLISAIALFDQWANYSQDKWLG; encoded by the coding sequence ATGAATCAAAAAGAAATTGTCAAAGCAATTTTTTTACCTTTACTAATATGTAGTGCATTTATTCTGTGTACTGCTATAGCAATGCTAGTATATCCAGAAGCTTTTCATAAATTATTTTCTGCAACACAATTATCACGAGAAAATCCTCCACAATTACCCCATAAAAGCTACTACTGGGATGTAGAACATTATGCTAAATTAGCTTTAAATCCTAGTTGTAACGCCTTTTATCCTCTATGGCCTTTTATCATTCGCACCGTATTTCATCCTCAGACCATTGAACAGGCTGCACACTACTTTTCAGTTGTTGCAACTGCCCTTTTTTTTGTTTCGACATTTCTAGTATTTTGGGTTTTCCAAACAGCATTACGCCGTTTAGATTTAGTCTTCTGGTTAGTTCTTGCTTATTCTGTAAACCCTATGGCAATATTTCGAGTCATAGGTTACACAGAAAGCTTATTTGCCTTCCTTAGCATTTTATTTATTTGGATTTGCTTACCTCAATTAAAAATCAATCAAAATCTTCAGCTGTGTTTAATTTTTATAATTACATTTTTCATGGCTTTAACGCGTCCAGTATTACTCCAAATATTATTTTCTGCCATAGCGAGCTTGGGGACAATATTTTATTTTCAAACTTTGAGAGAAATAGGATTTTTCTATAATAAATTATTAGCCGTCATTACCAATTACATATATGAAATTAAAACTACTATCACTATTTGTGTGTCAGCTTTATTTGGTTACTCAATTTATGGAAGTTTCTGTTTAATAACTAGAGGAGATTTCTTTGCAACTTTCCAAGATCAAAAATTATGGGGTAAAAAGTTTGGTTTACATTTAGAATTATTATTTACTCCCAAATCACCATTATTTGACCTGCTAGGACTTTATCTACCTGCAATTATTTTATTTTTATCTGTTATTTTTGTATATTTTCAGTTGACTCGGCACGAATTAAACATATTTGTTCCTAAGTCTCAATTATGGAATTTATTATTAATTTATCCACCTTTGTTAATTATTTTGTATTTTATCAACTACTTAAAATATCAGAAGCAAGCTAAATTAACTAAGTTAGCAACTAATAAATATACGCAAACTTTAAGTGAAAATTATATCTTTTGGTTTTCTATTTACTTTAGTTTTATTCATTGTGTGATTGTATTTTTCACCCAAGACCGTCTTTTTAGCTTAGCAAGATTTATATTTGCACTACCTTTCTTTTTTATAGCAGTGGGATATATCTATCTCTGTATTCCCGGCAAAAAAATCTATAAAGCACTGTTTTACTTCTTACTCATTTCAGCTATTGCTTTATTTGACCAATGGGCTAATTATAGTCAAGATAAATGGTTGGGTTAG
- a CDS encoding 1-deoxy-D-xylulose-5-phosphate reductoisomerase, whose translation MKAITLLGSTGSIGTQTLDIVSHHPDQFRIVGLAAGNNVEMLAAQIRQFQPKIAAIYSEEKLPLLAEAIKDLDPQPILLAGNAGVMEVARYGDAETVVTGIVGCAGLLPTIAAIEAGKDIALANKETLIAGGPVVLPLVEKHGVKLLPADSEHSAIFQCLQGVPKGGLRRILLTASGGAFRDWDVEKLAEVTVADALKHPNWSMGRKITVDSATLMNKGLEVIEAHFLFGLNYEDIEIVIHPQSIIHSLIELQDTSVLAQLGWPDMRLPLLYALSWPDRIYTNWERLDLVKAGNLTFREPDHQKYPCMQLAYAVGRAGGSMPAVLNAANEQAVALFLEEKIQFLDIPKCIELVCDRHQNDNCANPSLDDILAADKWARQEVLTATKKLATPSPIISLR comes from the coding sequence GTGAAAGCTATTACTCTTCTTGGTTCCACTGGTTCAATCGGTACTCAGACTTTAGATATTGTCAGTCATCACCCAGATCAATTTCGGATTGTGGGATTGGCAGCTGGGAACAATGTAGAAATGTTGGCAGCCCAGATTAGGCAGTTTCAACCGAAAATAGCAGCGATTTATTCAGAAGAGAAATTGCCACTTCTCGCTGAAGCTATCAAAGACCTTGATCCCCAACCTATTTTACTCGCTGGCAATGCCGGGGTCATGGAAGTGGCACGTTATGGCGATGCCGAAACAGTTGTGACGGGTATCGTTGGTTGTGCTGGGTTACTACCTACCATTGCTGCTATTGAAGCTGGTAAAGATATCGCTTTAGCTAACAAAGAAACCCTCATCGCTGGAGGGCCTGTGGTTTTACCTTTAGTTGAAAAACACGGTGTAAAACTATTACCAGCTGATTCAGAACATTCAGCCATATTTCAGTGTCTTCAAGGTGTGCCAAAAGGCGGTTTGCGAAGGATTTTATTGACTGCCTCTGGTGGGGCTTTTCGAGATTGGGATGTAGAAAAGTTAGCAGAAGTCACAGTTGCCGATGCCCTCAAGCATCCCAATTGGTCAATGGGGCGTAAAATTACAGTTGACTCCGCCACTTTGATGAATAAGGGACTAGAAGTTATTGAAGCTCACTTTTTATTTGGTTTGAATTACGAAGATATCGAAATTGTCATTCATCCCCAAAGTATTATTCACTCGTTGATTGAGCTACAAGATACCTCAGTTTTAGCCCAACTTGGTTGGCCTGATATGCGCTTACCCCTACTTTATGCATTATCTTGGCCTGACCGCATCTATACTAACTGGGAAAGGCTGGATTTAGTCAAAGCGGGAAATTTAACCTTCCGTGAACCGGATCATCAAAAGTATCCTTGTATGCAGCTAGCTTATGCTGTGGGTAGGGCTGGCGGATCAATGCCAGCTGTGTTAAATGCCGCTAATGAACAAGCTGTGGCGTTATTTTTAGAAGAGAAAATTCAATTTTTAGATATTCCCAAGTGTATCGAATTAGTCTGCGATCGCCATCAAAATGATAACTGTGCAAATCCCTCTCTAGATGACATTTTGGCAGCAGATAAATGGGCAAGACAAGAAGTTTTAACAGCAACTAAAAAGCTAGCAACTCCTTCACCCATTATTTCTCTGCGCTAA
- a CDS encoding acyl-CoA thioesterase, which translates to MSEQQTGQAKLPPTTALDIPSNQTFEGWFEYPVRVQPHHTDYAGIAWHGVYLAWMEEARIECLRSIGIEFADLVVLGCDLPVVELSVRYHRSIQLGTAVVVKTRMTEVTGVRINWDYAIVSTDGTQLYVTAKVTLVALDRERGKIMRQLPTSVKDALAKISALHNN; encoded by the coding sequence ATGTCTGAACAACAAACAGGCCAAGCAAAGCTACCACCAACCACTGCTCTTGATATACCATCGAATCAGACTTTTGAGGGTTGGTTTGAATATCCTGTAAGAGTGCAACCCCATCATACCGACTATGCAGGTATTGCCTGGCATGGTGTTTATTTAGCTTGGATGGAAGAAGCACGGATAGAATGCTTACGGTCAATAGGTATTGAATTTGCTGATTTGGTGGTGTTAGGCTGTGATTTACCAGTTGTAGAACTTTCGGTGCGATATCATCGTTCAATTCAGTTAGGTACAGCAGTGGTAGTTAAAACGCGCATGACTGAAGTGACTGGTGTCCGAATTAACTGGGATTATGCGATCGTTTCAACAGATGGAACACAATTGTATGTTACAGCCAAGGTGACATTAGTGGCATTAGATCGTGAAAGAGGTAAAATTATGCGTCAGTTACCTACAAGTGTCAAGGATGCATTAGCAAAGATTTCCGCATTACACAATAATTGA
- a CDS encoding DUF1815 family protein encodes MFLRLAHQHRQFVQDLVMNLQALAIVLERRGYPASCYTCGDQMNSASFMVSLGDNHLIRFLVSDYGITWTEMRDDRELMKLEGAEAINQLQELANLVKEVSPACSGNKALAKK; translated from the coding sequence GTGTTTCTAAGACTAGCGCATCAACACCGACAATTCGTCCAAGACTTGGTAATGAACCTCCAAGCCTTGGCGATCGTACTCGAACGCCGTGGGTATCCTGCGTCCTGCTATACTTGTGGCGATCAAATGAATAGTGCTTCGTTTATGGTCAGCTTGGGAGACAATCACCTGATTCGGTTCCTGGTATCTGACTATGGAATTACTTGGACAGAGATGCGGGATGACCGCGAATTAATGAAGTTAGAGGGTGCTGAGGCAATTAACCAATTACAAGAACTGGCAAATCTTGTCAAGGAAGTGTCACCAGCCTGTTCAGGTAACAAAGCCTTAGCTAAGAAGTGA
- a CDS encoding DUF2839 domain-containing protein: protein MLPIDSTKTTLGEEYGQETRILSWVPITKTQAEQFVIWTTRGAWIGIGVMVVAWVTIRFIGPAFGLWEVVS from the coding sequence ATACTCCCCATCGACTCAACCAAAACCACACTTGGAGAAGAATACGGTCAAGAGACTCGGATTTTGTCTTGGGTTCCCATCACTAAAACCCAAGCCGAACAATTTGTCATTTGGACTACTCGCGGTGCCTGGATAGGCATTGGCGTTATGGTTGTAGCCTGGGTGACTATTCGTTTTATCGGGCCAGCTTTCGGTTTGTGGGAAGTAGTCTCTTAG
- a CDS encoding reverse transcriptase N-terminal domain-containing protein: MIRHSRHTSESWRALPWKKFRRNLFRLQKRVFKAVQVGDKRKARFLQKLILKSTSARFLAIRQVSQLNAGKKTAGIDGKKSLSFEERFNLEELLKMNSGNWKHQGLREIPIPKKDGTTRMLKIPTIADRAWQCLAKYALEPAHEATFHARSYGFRTGRSAHDAQKYIFLNLNSKANGINKRVIELDIEKCFDRINHSAIMDELIAPKSLKLGIFRCLKAGVNPEFPEQGTPQGGVVSPLLANIALNGIESIHRYHENQGQRITDKTSVSDITEPSVRYADDMVIILRPEDDATEILETISEFLRKRGMNVSQKKTKITASTDGFDFLGWHFKVQKNGKFRCNPSVDNFKAFRKKVKHIVNNSNYGATTKADKLASVVRGWRNYHKFCKMDGSRNSLCHIETRAYKVFNKETKQNRYSSKKILDKAFPAVPYSENKHVMVKGTKSPYDGDTTYWSERNSKLYNGETSNALNKQNHKCASCGLKFIDEERVHLHHIDGNHANWKKNNLEAIHESCHDYKHMSKSAS, from the coding sequence ATGATTAGACACAGTAGACATACTAGTGAATCTTGGAGAGCTTTACCGTGGAAGAAGTTCCGCCGAAATCTTTTCCGCCTTCAAAAGCGCGTATTTAAAGCTGTTCAAGTTGGAGACAAGCGAAAAGCGCGGTTTCTCCAAAAGCTTATTCTAAAATCAACCTCGGCTCGATTTCTTGCAATAAGACAAGTATCTCAGCTAAATGCTGGGAAAAAGACGGCTGGTATTGATGGGAAAAAATCGCTCTCATTTGAAGAACGCTTCAACCTTGAAGAATTACTGAAAATGAATAGTGGAAACTGGAAGCATCAAGGACTACGGGAAATCCCCATCCCTAAGAAGGACGGGACTACCAGAATGCTTAAGATACCCACCATCGCGGATAGAGCTTGGCAATGCCTCGCAAAATATGCACTTGAACCAGCACACGAAGCCACTTTCCACGCCAGGAGTTATGGGTTCAGAACTGGGCGCTCCGCCCATGATGCACAAAAATACATCTTCCTAAACCTTAACTCCAAAGCTAACGGAATAAATAAGCGAGTAATTGAACTCGATATTGAAAAGTGCTTCGATAGGATTAATCACTCAGCAATAATGGACGAACTCATTGCCCCTAAAAGCTTAAAACTCGGAATATTCCGATGTCTCAAGGCAGGAGTCAACCCAGAATTCCCCGAACAGGGAACACCTCAAGGGGGAGTGGTCAGCCCACTATTAGCAAACATCGCGCTCAACGGGATTGAGAGTATACACAGATACCATGAGAATCAAGGGCAGAGAATCACTGACAAAACCTCAGTCAGTGATATCACCGAGCCATCAGTCCGATACGCAGATGACATGGTTATTATACTTCGACCCGAAGATGATGCGACAGAGATACTTGAAACAATCAGCGAGTTCCTCCGCAAACGCGGAATGAATGTAAGCCAAAAGAAAACCAAAATTACCGCTTCGACAGATGGGTTTGATTTTCTCGGCTGGCACTTCAAAGTCCAGAAAAACGGAAAGTTTAGATGTAACCCCTCAGTGGATAACTTCAAAGCGTTCCGTAAGAAAGTAAAACACATCGTCAACAACTCGAATTATGGTGCTACCACAAAGGCTGACAAATTAGCCTCGGTAGTTAGAGGTTGGAGAAATTACCATAAGTTCTGCAAGATGGACGGCTCCAGGAATTCCCTATGCCACATCGAAACAAGAGCTTACAAGGTATTTAACAAGGAAACCAAACAAAACCGCTACTCTAGCAAGAAAATACTAGACAAAGCATTTCCAGCAGTTCCCTACTCCGAAAATAAACACGTCATGGTCAAAGGAACAAAATCCCCCTATGACGGAGATACAACCTACTGGAGCGAACGTAATAGCAAGCTCTACAACGGTGAAACCTCTAATGCTCTTAACAAGCAAAACCATAAATGTGCATCCTGCGGCTTAAAGTTCATCGATGAGGAACGGGTTCACCTACATCACATCGACGGAAATCACGCCAACTGGAAGAAAAATAATCTTGAAGCAATTCACGAGAGTTGCCACGATTACAAGCACATGAGCAAAAGCGCAAGCTAA
- a CDS encoding ATP-dependent DNA helicase, which translates to MIEAEVHLSLHNFLRSQAGFPSWPHHLTMARLVARALRLGRSALIQVGAVCGYQGRYRTSFVASALMWHGPVIIVAPEEVQQRLLRVEIPRLQQWLQADKSIRTGDAWPGSEFQGLLLTSPAAWLKGQLVSDKRFPPDIPTIIDGVDDLEDWVRQQLTEDIQPHDWDQLMLACPNQVEVIRSVRVQLTKELFQHPVNPYECYLISQPEIEILNHLYSALESVKALPEPWQQFRQQFKEINENLSPSSSSSPPPPPALFWATIARRQGLFSLHYAPIELAKILSPIWQRQPVVLIGSALESETEAPLFRQRFGLDDVTCLKFSSDSQAEAIQLYLPHQLPLPNTPEFQAAFIHKVRTLLCLSATARGLTVILVGDVPLKAQVGAILASEFGSRVQVEKTCLDENGILISGWEFWREHQAVLPAPQLLVIATLPLPSLENPLVGGRVAHYKRSHQDWFRLYLLPAALNELQRAIAPVRGENQGIIALLDSRVVNRSYGAQILAALSPLARINYLDPSLFSHPTEENSA; encoded by the coding sequence GTGATTGAGGCAGAAGTCCATTTGTCACTACATAACTTCCTGCGATCGCAGGCGGGTTTTCCTTCCTGGCCCCATCATTTGACGATGGCAAGGTTGGTAGCACGGGCTTTGCGGTTAGGACGTAGCGCCTTAATTCAAGTTGGGGCAGTTTGTGGTTATCAAGGGCGGTATCGCACTAGTTTTGTCGCATCAGCACTGATGTGGCATGGCCCTGTAATTATTGTTGCCCCAGAAGAAGTACAGCAACGTCTGCTGCGAGTGGAAATTCCCCGGCTACAGCAATGGCTGCAAGCCGATAAATCCATCAGAACAGGTGACGCTTGGCCTGGTTCTGAGTTCCAAGGGCTACTACTTACCTCCCCCGCAGCTTGGTTAAAAGGGCAACTCGTATCTGACAAGCGTTTTCCCCCAGATATTCCGACTATTATTGATGGGGTAGATGATCTCGAAGATTGGGTGCGTCAGCAGCTAACTGAGGATATTCAACCCCATGATTGGGATCAACTCATGCTAGCTTGTCCCAACCAAGTTGAAGTAATTCGTTCTGTACGCGTGCAACTCACAAAAGAACTATTCCAGCATCCTGTTAATCCGTATGAGTGCTACTTAATTTCCCAACCAGAAATAGAGATTTTAAACCATCTGTATTCTGCTTTAGAGTCAGTAAAAGCATTGCCAGAACCTTGGCAACAGTTCCGGCAACAATTTAAAGAAATTAACGAAAATCTTTCTCCCTCATCTTCCTCATCCCCCCCTCCCCCCCCTGCTCTTTTTTGGGCGACTATTGCCCGTCGTCAGGGTTTATTTTCTTTACATTACGCGCCAATTGAATTAGCAAAAATACTTTCGCCCATTTGGCAACGACAACCAGTAGTGTTAATTGGTAGTGCTTTAGAATCTGAAACTGAGGCGCCTTTATTCCGTCAACGCTTCGGGTTGGATGATGTGACTTGCTTGAAGTTTTCCTCTGATAGCCAGGCGGAAGCAATTCAACTATATTTACCTCATCAGTTGCCTTTACCCAACACGCCAGAATTTCAAGCAGCATTTATTCACAAAGTCCGTACATTACTGTGTCTGAGTGCCACAGCACGAGGATTGACGGTGATTTTGGTGGGGGATGTACCGCTAAAAGCGCAAGTAGGAGCAATTTTAGCTTCCGAATTTGGTTCACGGGTGCAGGTAGAAAAAACTTGTTTGGATGAAAATGGTATTTTAATCAGCGGTTGGGAATTTTGGCGAGAACATCAAGCAGTCTTGCCTGCACCCCAGCTGCTAGTGATTGCCACTTTGCCATTACCATCTTTAGAAAATCCTCTTGTAGGTGGAAGAGTAGCTCATTACAAGCGATCGCATCAGGATTGGTTCCGTTTATACTTATTGCCAGCTGCTTTAAATGAATTGCAGCGAGCGATCGCTCCAGTGCGAGGAGAAAATCAAGGTATCATTGCTTTGCTGGATAGTCGTGTAGTTAACCGTAGCTACGGCGCTCAAATTCTTGCTGCTTTGAGTCCTCTAGCACGCATCAACTATCTTGACCCCAGTCTATTTTCTCATCCAACTGAGGAGAATTCTGCCTAG
- a CDS encoding M48 family metallopeptidase, with product MPTYTGISSEAFRHPLDRQAEQALRNLPGFDLIARKFVEFVYERPQLVYLMGNSIQVGPRQYSTIYQIFRECVRDLDIYPEPALFVSQNPQVNSYALGQENPYIVINTGALDLLNEAEIRAVLAHELGHIKCGHTILIQMAMWAMSAASVLEELTFGLGNFVTQGLNYAFFEWRRKAELTADRAALLVMDDLNPVMSSMMKVSGGSIKYANECSLQEFIKQSENYHALDQDGLNQVYKLLMYNGAQGMMLTHPFPVERVQFLREWAVSEEYQQIRQGNYQRSPASGAVNVTPDSPENEAEALRRQVEELQREINKMRKSE from the coding sequence ATGCCAACTTACACAGGAATTTCCAGCGAAGCCTTCAGGCATCCACTGGATCGGCAAGCTGAGCAAGCTTTACGAAATTTACCGGGATTTGATTTAATTGCTCGTAAATTTGTGGAATTTGTCTACGAACGCCCTCAGTTAGTCTATCTAATGGGCAACTCCATCCAAGTCGGGCCGCGACAATATTCCACCATTTACCAGATCTTTCGCGAATGCGTGCGAGATTTGGATATTTACCCAGAACCTGCACTGTTTGTCTCACAAAATCCCCAAGTAAATAGCTATGCACTGGGGCAAGAGAATCCTTACATAGTCATCAATACAGGGGCTTTAGACTTACTAAACGAAGCCGAAATTCGGGCAGTGCTAGCCCATGAACTAGGGCATATTAAGTGTGGTCATACTATTTTAATTCAAATGGCGATGTGGGCAATGAGTGCTGCTTCTGTCTTGGAAGAATTAACCTTTGGCCTAGGCAATTTCGTCACTCAAGGCTTAAATTATGCCTTTTTTGAATGGCGGCGTAAAGCCGAATTAACAGCGGATCGCGCAGCACTGTTAGTTATGGATGACTTAAATCCTGTAATGTCATCCATGATGAAAGTCTCTGGTGGTAGTATCAAATATGCCAATGAATGTAGTTTACAAGAGTTTATCAAACAGTCAGAGAATTATCACGCATTGGATCAAGACGGACTCAATCAAGTGTATAAATTATTGATGTATAATGGCGCTCAGGGTATGATGCTTACCCATCCTTTCCCTGTGGAACGCGTACAGTTCTTACGTGAATGGGCAGTATCAGAAGAATACCAACAAATTCGCCAAGGAAATTATCAGCGATCGCCTGCTTCCGGAGCAGTTAATGTTACACCTGATTCTCCAGAAAACGAAGCAGAAGCTTTACGCCGTCAAGTTGAAGAATTGCAACGAGAAATTAACAAAATGAGAAAATCTGAGTAA
- a CDS encoding Uma2 family endonuclease, whose protein sequence is MTQTRVRLWNVDEYHRMFETGIIKAEERVELIEGQVIPMSAKNPPHAATTLCASDYLKRLLAEVVLVRVQDPIQLSQYSEPEPDIAVVRIDSRKYIDHHPAPNEVFLLIEVADTTLEADRKQKAPLYAKAGIAEYWILDVNQRQVYVFREPDLAIYNQELILEENVSISLIAFPEIEVQINQLFP, encoded by the coding sequence ATGACACAAACTAGAGTGCGCTTGTGGAATGTAGATGAATATCACCGGATGTTCGAGACGGGGATTATTAAAGCTGAGGAACGGGTAGAACTGATTGAAGGGCAAGTTATCCCCATGAGTGCCAAAAATCCTCCCCATGCGGCGACAACGCTGTGTGCGTCTGACTACCTTAAGCGCCTGCTGGCGGAAGTTGTTTTAGTTCGGGTACAAGACCCCATTCAGTTAAGCCAATATTCTGAACCTGAACCGGATATTGCTGTTGTCCGCATCGATTCACGAAAGTACATTGATCATCATCCTGCACCCAATGAAGTTTTTTTATTGATTGAGGTGGCGGATACAACTTTAGAGGCAGACCGCAAACAAAAAGCGCCTCTTTATGCTAAAGCGGGAATTGCTGAATATTGGATTTTAGATGTGAATCAGCGTCAGGTTTATGTTTTCCGTGAACCGGATTTGGCAATTTACAATCAAGAATTGATTTTAGAAGAAAATGTATCAATATCTTTGATTGCTTTTCCAGAAATTGAAGTCCAGATTAATCAACTGTTTCCGTAA